One part of the Sphingobacterium sp. LZ7M1 genome encodes these proteins:
- a CDS encoding helix-turn-helix domain-containing protein encodes MQGKKITIKDKLEPQRLIKVAAFDRAKNRTRPHKHNGYLELVFLSSTSGRHYIDGKEAEVKVPCILVIRKDNVHHWELENPVEGYVLLLKKLFVEQSLDFEISRLVEEVVQFDQIFLKEKLAIEQILGLLATENNKIVQEGLFKAMLAKVLENADQQISSKFIQNNLYIKFCELLNKEAKVVNHVAHYASQLNTSPQNLSAACKKHVNLTASEVLAGYIIKEAKRLLFYTSNSISEIAFMLGFSDKSNFSKYFKRYTGITPTEFKKQDP; translated from the coding sequence ATGCAAGGAAAGAAAATAACCATTAAGGATAAACTAGAGCCTCAGCGACTGATAAAAGTAGCTGCATTTGATCGAGCTAAAAATCGAACGAGACCTCATAAACATAATGGTTATCTAGAATTGGTTTTCCTTTCTTCGACCAGCGGTAGACATTATATTGATGGGAAGGAAGCAGAGGTGAAAGTACCCTGTATCTTGGTAATCCGAAAGGATAATGTACATCATTGGGAATTGGAAAATCCCGTAGAAGGCTATGTGCTTTTGCTGAAGAAATTATTTGTGGAGCAAAGCTTAGATTTTGAAATCAGTAGGTTAGTGGAAGAGGTTGTCCAATTTGACCAAATCTTCTTAAAAGAGAAACTTGCCATAGAACAGATTTTAGGATTGTTGGCGACAGAGAATAATAAAATCGTACAGGAAGGGTTGTTTAAAGCCATGTTGGCAAAGGTTTTGGAGAATGCTGATCAACAGATTTCTTCAAAGTTCATCCAGAACAACCTGTATATAAAGTTTTGCGAATTGCTGAACAAAGAGGCAAAAGTGGTCAACCATGTTGCTCATTATGCTTCCCAATTAAATACCAGTCCACAAAATTTAAGTGCTGCCTGTAAGAAGCATGTTAACCTTACGGCATCCGAGGTATTGGCGGGATATATTATCAAAGAAGCCAAAAGGCTATTGTTTTACACATCAAACAGCATTTCAGAAATTGCTTTCATGCTAGGCTTCTCTGATAAATCTAATTTTTCAAAGTACTTTAAACGCTATACAGGAATTACACCCACGGAATTCAAGAAACAAGATCCTTAA